TCCATTGTAAAATGTGTTGTAAGATGCTGACCAGTTTTAACTATTGTTAAAAATAGTCTTCTTTTTTTATGTTGTCTGTTAGACACCACCTTTAAAATAAAGCTACGTAATCATGTACTTTGATCGGTACTCCATTACCTCGCTACGCTACATTGACATCTCTTTTAAGAACTTATCGATCTGCTAAACCTCACGGCCGATCGCTTATATATCTTCGGTTTCAGTTCCGGCCGGTCTTGTTCGTCCTGCCTGTGTTTCAATCCGTTTCAATCTTTTTTTCTATCTTTCCGGCATCCGCCGTTCCGATTTTTTCCCCTTCCCTTTCGGTTGGGAGTGCAAAGGTAAGGATCTTTTTCAAACTTCCAAATAAAATAAATTTTATTTTTTAAGCCTTCTTTTTTTTCCTTTCCCTCTATTTCAATACGCTGGTCTTATCCAGCTCCCCCCTCCTTCCGGACCGGGCTGCAAAGGTAGCAATCTTTTCCTCATCCGCAATATTTATTTTAAAATAAATACCGCTCTATCTATCTCCTGCGCCATCCTTTCATTCAAAACCCTTCCTCCGAAGCGGGATGCAAAAGTAGAAAAAATTACAGTACATACAAAGGGTTTGCCAGGAATTAAAGCAGATTAGTAGCTAACCTGGTGGATTACAGGCCAAAATAATTAAGAACAATGTAAAACAATAAGGCAGCCCAGTTGTTCAAAGGTGGTTTTTAGGGGTAAACCTAGCGTTTTTATCATTAAGCAATTAAGGTCATTAAGGGCTGAAAGGCTACTTTTATCTTTTTTTGGGCGCCATGACAGTGTGCCCCGCACTGCCCCTGCAGCATAAACCCGATTGCAATGGAAAGCCCGCAGCGCAGCGAGGACTTGAAATGGAAAGCGGGAACAAACCTATATAGTAGTACGAAACCTGATTTACGGAAAAACAAACAACACTCTAGTATATAATCAATACTTATATATATGTTAAAATTTGTTAACTGTATATTTGTACTGAATTGCTTTGCATAGCTTAGCGGCCAATTGTTTTTATTGATGTTATCGTATTATTAATTATCTTTGCAGAATGTTTAAAGTTAAACACTTAATTATTTTAGTATTTGTTGCCGCTTTAGGTATTGCGGGTTGTAAAAGTCGTTTCGAGAAATTGAGAGCGAGTAATGATGTTGCAAAAAAATACCAAGAGGCTCTTCGTTTGTATAATAAACGTGATTACAGCAAAGCTTTGGTACTTTTTGAAGATCTTTCTCAAAAATATAGGGGCCGTGCAGAAGCTGAGGATCTGAACTATTATTATGCTTATACACTATACAGATTAAGTGATTATACAACTGCAAGATACCAGTTTAAAAGTTTTGCAGAAACCTATCCAGCAAGTAAAAATGCCGAAGAAGCTAGATACATGGGGGCTTATTGTTTCTATTTAGAATCTCCAAATTTCTCTTTAGACCAGGAAAACACCTATAAAGCTATTGATGCGCTACAATTATTTATCAACTTATACCCTACCAGCGATCGTGCTGCAGCTGCTGGCAAATATATTGCCACACTAAGGGGCAAGTTAGAGGATAAAGCATTTGAAAATGCTAAAATGTACTTAACTACAGGGCCTAGTAATGTAGATAACTATAGAGCAGCTGTTATTGCCTTAAAAAATGCGCAGAGAGATTACCCAGATATTAAATATGCTGAGGAAATGGACTACCTGATGATTAAAGCGCAATATTTATACGCAAAAAACAGTTATGTCATTCGCCAGGAAGACCGTTATAATGAAGCACTTGCTTTATATACCGAGTTTACTGAAAACCACCCTGACAGTAAATACACT
The nucleotide sequence above comes from Pedobacter riviphilus. Encoded proteins:
- a CDS encoding outer membrane protein assembly factor BamD; protein product: MFKVKHLIILVFVAALGIAGCKSRFEKLRASNDVAKKYQEALRLYNKRDYSKALVLFEDLSQKYRGRAEAEDLNYYYAYTLYRLSDYTTARYQFKSFAETYPASKNAEEARYMGAYCFYLESPNFSLDQENTYKAIDALQLFINLYPTSDRAAAAGKYIATLRGKLEDKAFENAKMYLTTGPSNVDNYRAAVIALKNAQRDYPDIKYAEEMDYLMIKAQYLYAKNSYVIRQEDRYNEALALYTEFTENHPDSKYTKDAKALKDDVEAGIAATKQELALYAADQEKYKQMLIRTGKLKDTSATINKTDIKNK